The genomic DNA AAATATGATTTAGAAGTGTAGTTTTGCCAGAACCTAAAAATCCACTAATAATAGTAACTGGCAATAAATTTTTAGACATTTTGAATAGTTGAAAACAAGTTTATATTTTTATTGCTCGAAAATTTTGTTGATTTCCGAAGCTAATGTTTGATCAAGATTCGTAATACCTCCTAGATCATGTGTATTTAATTTAATTATTACTTTTGCATAAACATTTTCCCAGTTAGGATGATGATTATATTTTTCACAGATTAAAGCAACCTTAGTCATGAAAGCAAAGGCTTCAATAAAATTAGCGAAGTT from Prochlorococcus marinus XMU1402 includes the following:
- a CDS encoding 4a-hydroxytetrahydrobiopterin dehydratase; amino-acid sequence: MEPYILQDEELKELVVKIPGWEIKSKRIQREFNFANFIEAFAFMTKVALICEKYNHHPNWENVYAKVIIKLNTHDLGGITNLDQTLASEINKIFEQ